From the Lolium rigidum isolate FL_2022 chromosome 2, APGP_CSIRO_Lrig_0.1, whole genome shotgun sequence genome, one window contains:
- the LOC124693045 gene encoding E3 ubiquitin ligase PQT3-like isoform X1 translates to MAVYYKFKSARDYDSIPIEGQFISVMNLKDMIFESKHLGRGTDFDLMISNAQTDEEYADESTMIPKNTSVLIRRIPGRPRMPIVTEPEKAMPAENRVEEVMPSGSAFLGDSSMKYPEESEWDDEFGNSLYVSDSIPSQPVSQAVNASENQVDEDSKIKALIDTAAVDYSQISDGYGSGRGYGRGMGGRMMAGRGFGRGPGRLDNRTLPPGYICHRCKVPGHFIQHCPTNGDTRYDVRRMKPPTGIPKSMLMATPDGSYALPSGAGAVLRPNEAAFEREIDGLPTTRSVGDLPPELRCPLCKEVMKDAVLTSKCCFRSFCDKCIRDYIINRSMCVCGATSILADDLLPNKTLRETISRILEAPPTSSTENAGSMVQIQDMESALPVQPKIRTPAVSAASKEEPKSPTHIEESPDAESQSGLKANVDVTSSDKKANTIPDVAEGTMDSKNAQNEKIPDMTHVTKESQEKLPAGEQAVKKKKKKKVRAPGNAEEQWNNNYPDFGAENFAGMPMGPPGNFNPYWGGGGMPLPMDYMGPPFPGPMPYMGYPHGPFDPFGGGVLPQDPFMPPGYMIPTIPRDLSELAVNSMGMNMGPPVVRRDEFEPRKPDGRRREMDRFNGREREREREREHSRERERERERQRDRDRDVDRDRHRDREYRREGRESSGAVNDSTSMRPKDVCLFLSIYYLAKLCTISSMVNLWATASAAERSAPLNRKKNAFCTVDSDICRTRKVRSSECQLDWAVFLVGPGKADVLSCSGSHKQQLLVRVALPARSVHGTAFLCSLRLGLQDGIYIHGRNTSIYIYPSWFCFYSSQDLFILFGKFSFILTVFHLFLKNIVL, encoded by the exons ATGGCTGTCTATTACAAGTTCAAGAGCGCCAGGGACTATGACTCGATCCCGATCGAGGGCCAATTCATCTCGGTTATGAACCTCAAGGATATGATTTTCGAGTCCAAGCACCTCGGCAGAGGCACTGATTTCGACCTCATGATCTCCAATGCGCAGACCGATGAAG AGTATGCTGATGAATCTACCATGATTCCAAAGAACACATCGGTTTTGATTCGCCGGATACCGGGACGCCCAAGGATGCCGATCGTCACCGAACCAGAAAA GGCAATGCCTGCAGAAAATAGGGTAGAAGAAGTCATGCCTTCTGGTAGCGCTTTTCTTGGTGATTCCTCGATGAAATAT CCTGAAGAATCTGAGTGGGATGATGAGTTTGGCAACTCTTTATATGTTAGTGATTCGATTCCTTCTCAGCCTGTTAGCCAGGCAGTTAACGCTTCTGAAAATCAAGTTGACGAAGATAGTAAAATAAAAGCTCTTATTGATACAGCTGCTGTTGACTATAG CCAAATCTCTGATGGATATGGTTCTGGAAGAGGGTATGGCAGGGGGATGGGTGGGAGAATGATGGCTGGCCGTGGTTTTG GACGTGGTCCGGGTCGGCTGGACAACAGGACACTTCCTCCTGGCTATATTTGCCATAGATGTAAAGTACCTG GCCATTTCATCCAACATTGCCCAACAAATGGTGATACTAGATATGACGTCAGAAGGATGAAACCCCCAACTGGCATTCCGAAATCCATGTTGATGGCAACTCCAGATGGCTCATATGCATTGCCAAGTGGGGCTGGTGCTGTTTTGAGGCCAAATGA AGCTGCTTTTGAGAGGGAGATAGATGGCCTGCCCACCACCCGCTCTGTTGGTGATCTCCCACCAGAGCTGCGTTGCCCGTTGTGTAAGGAAGTAATGAAGGATGCTGTTCTAACTAGTAAATGCTGCTTTAGGAGTTTCTGTGATAAAT GCATTAGGGATTACATAATTAACAGATCAATGTGTGTCTGTGGTGCCACAAGCATATTAGCCGATGATCTTCTTCCCAATAAAACTCTAAGAGAAACCATCAGCCGCATATTAGAGGCACCACCAACTAGCAGTACGGAAAATGCCGGAAGCATGGTGCAAATACAGG ACATGGAGTCGGCTCTACCTGTACAGCCCAAGATTAGAACTCCTGCTGTTTCTGCCGCTTCAAAGGAAGAGCCTAAATCACCGACGCATATAGAAGAATCTCCAGACGCTGAGAGCCAAAGCGGATTGAAAGCTAACGTCGATGTGACTTCTTCAGATAAGAAGGCTAACACAATTCCAGATGTCGCTGAAGGGACAATGGACTCTAAAAATGCCCAAAATGAAAAAATACCAGACATGACTCATGTCACGAAAGAGTCGCAGGAAAAATTGCCTGCAGGCGAACAAG CagtaaagaagaaaaagaagaagaaggtgcgGGCACCAGGGAACG CCGAGGAGCAATGGAATAATAATTATCCAGATtttggagctgaaaattttgctgGAATGCCTATGGGACCACCAGGAAATTTTAACCCTTACTGGGGAGGAGGGGGGATGCCTTTGCCAATGGATTACATGGGTCCACCATTTCCAGGTCCCATGCCTTACATGGGTTATCCACATGGTCCATTTGATCCTTTTGGTGGGGGAGTTCTCCCACAAGACCCATTTATGCCTCCAGGATACATGATACCTACAATTCCTCG GGACCTTTCTGAATTAGCAGTTAACAGTATGGGAATGAACATGGGGCCACCAGTTGTGAGAAGGGACGAATTTGAACCCAGGAAACCTGATGGGAGGAGACGTGAAATGGACCGATTCAACGGAAG ggag agggagagggagagggagcgtgAGCATTCCCGTGAGAGGGAAAGGGAGAGGGAGAGGCAGAGGGATCGAGACCGCGATGTGGATCGAGACCGACACAGGGACAGGGAGTATCGAAGGGAAGGCAGGGAATCGTCAGGAGCCGTAAACGATAGTACCTCGATGAGACCTAAGGATGTATGTCTTTTCCTGTCAATCTATTATCTTGCAAAGTTATGTACTATCAGTTCCATGGTAAACTTGTGGGCGACGGCGTCAGCTGCGGAGAGATCAGCACCACTGAACAGGAAGAAGAATGCCTTCTGCACGGTTGATTCTGATATTTGCCGAACAAGAAAGGTTCGCAGCAGTGAATGCCAGCTCGATTGGGCAGTGTTCTTGGTTGGTCCCGGCAAGGCCGACGTGCTCAGTTGCTCGGGGTCACACAAGCAGCAGTTGCTGGTCCGAGTTGCTCTGCCTGCTCGTAGTGTCCATGGCACTGCTTTCCTGTGCTCGTTGCGGCTTGGGTTACAGGATGGCATCTATATACATGGGAGAAACACGTCTATTTATATATATCCTAGTTGGTTTTGTTTCTACTCTTCTCaagatttatttattttatttggcaAGTTTTCCTTTATTTTAACCGTTTTCCATCTTTTTTTGAAaaacattgttttatga
- the LOC124693045 gene encoding E3 ubiquitin ligase PARAQUAT TOLERANCE 3-like isoform X3, with amino-acid sequence MAVYYKFKSARDYDSIPIEGQFISVMNLKDMIFESKHLGRGTDFDLMISNAQTDEEYADESTMIPKNTSVLIRRIPGRPRMPIVTEPEKAMPAENRVEEVMPSGSAFLGDSSMKYPEESEWDDEFGNSLYVSDSIPSQPVSQAVNASENQVDEDSKIKALIDTAAVDYSQISDGYGSGRGYGRGMGGRMMAGRGFGRGPGRLDNRTLPPGYICHRCKVPGHFIQHCPTNGDTRYDVRRMKPPTGIPKSMLMATPDGSYALPSGAGAVLRPNEAAFEREIDGLPTTRSVGDLPPELRCPLCKEVMKDAVLTSKCCFRSFCDKCIRDYIINRSMCVCGATSILADDLLPNKTLRETISRILEAPPTSSTENAGSMVQIQDMESALPVQPKIRTPAVSAASKEEPKSPTHIEESPDAESQSGLKANVDVTSSDKKANTIPDVAEGTMDSKNAQNEKIPDMTHVTKESQEKLPAGEQAVKKKKKKKVRAPGNAEEQWNNNYPDFGAENFAGMPMGPPGNFNPYWGGGGMPLPMDYMGPPFPGPMPYMGYPHGPFDPFGGGVLPQDPFMPPGYMIPTIPRDLSELAVNSMGMNMGPPVVRRDEFEPRKPDGRRREMDRFNGREREREREHSRERERERERQRDRDRDVDRDRHRDREYRREGRESSGAVNDSTSMRPKDRSRPQADRSERAMPPPTLSPERHSRRSPRRSSSSGKKRASSDRYDDLPLPPPPPPPASRREAEHAKAAAADAAAADQRSKAKASVFSRISFPGDANANANASDSKRSRRSSSDKAPASSSSSKRAEESDGRHNRHHHRETTASAEEERRRPPAAAAEYDDEEQSSEEEKHFKRRPSSSRREREQEEPPRHSRRSRERGDGHQHNGGGGGGGGHKRR; translated from the exons ATGGCTGTCTATTACAAGTTCAAGAGCGCCAGGGACTATGACTCGATCCCGATCGAGGGCCAATTCATCTCGGTTATGAACCTCAAGGATATGATTTTCGAGTCCAAGCACCTCGGCAGAGGCACTGATTTCGACCTCATGATCTCCAATGCGCAGACCGATGAAG AGTATGCTGATGAATCTACCATGATTCCAAAGAACACATCGGTTTTGATTCGCCGGATACCGGGACGCCCAAGGATGCCGATCGTCACCGAACCAGAAAA GGCAATGCCTGCAGAAAATAGGGTAGAAGAAGTCATGCCTTCTGGTAGCGCTTTTCTTGGTGATTCCTCGATGAAATAT CCTGAAGAATCTGAGTGGGATGATGAGTTTGGCAACTCTTTATATGTTAGTGATTCGATTCCTTCTCAGCCTGTTAGCCAGGCAGTTAACGCTTCTGAAAATCAAGTTGACGAAGATAGTAAAATAAAAGCTCTTATTGATACAGCTGCTGTTGACTATAG CCAAATCTCTGATGGATATGGTTCTGGAAGAGGGTATGGCAGGGGGATGGGTGGGAGAATGATGGCTGGCCGTGGTTTTG GACGTGGTCCGGGTCGGCTGGACAACAGGACACTTCCTCCTGGCTATATTTGCCATAGATGTAAAGTACCTG GCCATTTCATCCAACATTGCCCAACAAATGGTGATACTAGATATGACGTCAGAAGGATGAAACCCCCAACTGGCATTCCGAAATCCATGTTGATGGCAACTCCAGATGGCTCATATGCATTGCCAAGTGGGGCTGGTGCTGTTTTGAGGCCAAATGA AGCTGCTTTTGAGAGGGAGATAGATGGCCTGCCCACCACCCGCTCTGTTGGTGATCTCCCACCAGAGCTGCGTTGCCCGTTGTGTAAGGAAGTAATGAAGGATGCTGTTCTAACTAGTAAATGCTGCTTTAGGAGTTTCTGTGATAAAT GCATTAGGGATTACATAATTAACAGATCAATGTGTGTCTGTGGTGCCACAAGCATATTAGCCGATGATCTTCTTCCCAATAAAACTCTAAGAGAAACCATCAGCCGCATATTAGAGGCACCACCAACTAGCAGTACGGAAAATGCCGGAAGCATGGTGCAAATACAGG ACATGGAGTCGGCTCTACCTGTACAGCCCAAGATTAGAACTCCTGCTGTTTCTGCCGCTTCAAAGGAAGAGCCTAAATCACCGACGCATATAGAAGAATCTCCAGACGCTGAGAGCCAAAGCGGATTGAAAGCTAACGTCGATGTGACTTCTTCAGATAAGAAGGCTAACACAATTCCAGATGTCGCTGAAGGGACAATGGACTCTAAAAATGCCCAAAATGAAAAAATACCAGACATGACTCATGTCACGAAAGAGTCGCAGGAAAAATTGCCTGCAGGCGAACAAG CagtaaagaagaaaaagaagaagaaggtgcgGGCACCAGGGAACG CCGAGGAGCAATGGAATAATAATTATCCAGATtttggagctgaaaattttgctgGAATGCCTATGGGACCACCAGGAAATTTTAACCCTTACTGGGGAGGAGGGGGGATGCCTTTGCCAATGGATTACATGGGTCCACCATTTCCAGGTCCCATGCCTTACATGGGTTATCCACATGGTCCATTTGATCCTTTTGGTGGGGGAGTTCTCCCACAAGACCCATTTATGCCTCCAGGATACATGATACCTACAATTCCTCG GGACCTTTCTGAATTAGCAGTTAACAGTATGGGAATGAACATGGGGCCACCAGTTGTGAGAAGGGACGAATTTGAACCCAGGAAACCTGATGGGAGGAGACGTGAAATGGACCGATTCAACGGAAG ggagagggagagggagcgtgAGCATTCCCGTGAGAGGGAAAGGGAGAGGGAGAGGCAGAGGGATCGAGACCGCGATGTGGATCGAGACCGACACAGGGACAGGGAGTATCGAAGGGAAGGCAGGGAATCGTCAGGAGCCGTAAACGATAGTACCTCGATGAGACCTAAGGAT AGATCGAGGCCCCAGGCGGACAGGTCGGAGCGCGCAATGCCGCCGCCGACGCTCAGCCCCGAACGGCACTCGCGTCGTTCCCCGCGGCGCTCCTCCAGCTCCGGCAAGAAGCGCGCCTCCTCCGACCGCTACGACGACCTGCCTctcccccctccgccgccgccacctgcgtCGCGGCGAGAGGCAGAGCACGCGAAggcggccgccgccgacgccgcggcGGCAGACCAGCGGTCCAAGGCCAAGGCCAGCGTCTTCTCCCGCATCAGCTTCCCCGGCgacgccaacgccaacgccaacgcCTCCGACTCCAAGCGCAGCCGCAGGTCGTCCTCCGACAAGGCCCCCGCGTCTTCATCCTCGTCCAAGAGAGCCGAGGAGAGCGACGGCCGTCACAACCGCCACCACCATCGGGAAACCACAGCAAgcgcggaggaggagaggcggaggCCGCCAGCGGCGGCTGCCGAGTACGACGACGAGGAGCAGTCTAGCGAGGAGGAGAAGCACTTCAAGAGGCGCCCGTCGTCCTCCAGGCGGGAGCGGGAGCAGGAGGAACCGCCGCGGCACTCGCGGCGGTCTAGGGAGCGCGGCGACGGTCACCAGCAcaacggtggtggaggtggcggcggcggccataaGCGCCGGTGA
- the LOC124693045 gene encoding E3 ubiquitin ligase PQT3-like isoform X2 — protein MAVYYKFKSARDYDSIPIEGQFISVMNLKDMIFESKHLGRGTDFDLMISNAQTDEEYADESTMIPKNTSVLIRRIPGRPRMPIVTEPEKAMPAENRVEEVMPSGSAFLGDSSMKYPEESEWDDEFGNSLYVSDSIPSQPVSQAVNASENQVDEDSKIKALIDTAAVDYSQISDGYGSGRGYGRGMGGRMMAGRGFGRGPGRLDNRTLPPGYICHRCKVPGHFIQHCPTNGDTRYDVRRMKPPTGIPKSMLMATPDGSYALPSGAGAVLRPNEAAFEREIDGLPTTRSVGDLPPELRCPLCKEVMKDAVLTSKCCFRSFCDKCIRDYIINRSMCVCGATSILADDLLPNKTLRETISRILEAPPTSSTENAGSMVQIQDMESALPVQPKIRTPAVSAASKEEPKSPTHIEESPDAESQSGLKANVDVTSSDKKANTIPDVAEGTMDSKNAQNEKIPDMTHVTKESQEKLPAGEQVKKKKKKKVRAPGNAEEQWNNNYPDFGAENFAGMPMGPPGNFNPYWGGGGMPLPMDYMGPPFPGPMPYMGYPHGPFDPFGGGVLPQDPFMPPGYMIPTIPRDLSELAVNSMGMNMGPPVVRRDEFEPRKPDGRRREMDRFNGREREREREREHSRERERERERQRDRDRDVDRDRHRDREYRREGRESSGAVNDSTSMRPKDVCLFLSIYYLAKLCTISSMVNLWATASAAERSAPLNRKKNAFCTVDSDICRTRKVRSSECQLDWAVFLVGPGKADVLSCSGSHKQQLLVRVALPARSVHGTAFLCSLRLGLQDGIYIHGRNTSIYIYPSWFCFYSSQDLFILFGKFSFILTVFHLFLKNIVL, from the exons ATGGCTGTCTATTACAAGTTCAAGAGCGCCAGGGACTATGACTCGATCCCGATCGAGGGCCAATTCATCTCGGTTATGAACCTCAAGGATATGATTTTCGAGTCCAAGCACCTCGGCAGAGGCACTGATTTCGACCTCATGATCTCCAATGCGCAGACCGATGAAG AGTATGCTGATGAATCTACCATGATTCCAAAGAACACATCGGTTTTGATTCGCCGGATACCGGGACGCCCAAGGATGCCGATCGTCACCGAACCAGAAAA GGCAATGCCTGCAGAAAATAGGGTAGAAGAAGTCATGCCTTCTGGTAGCGCTTTTCTTGGTGATTCCTCGATGAAATAT CCTGAAGAATCTGAGTGGGATGATGAGTTTGGCAACTCTTTATATGTTAGTGATTCGATTCCTTCTCAGCCTGTTAGCCAGGCAGTTAACGCTTCTGAAAATCAAGTTGACGAAGATAGTAAAATAAAAGCTCTTATTGATACAGCTGCTGTTGACTATAG CCAAATCTCTGATGGATATGGTTCTGGAAGAGGGTATGGCAGGGGGATGGGTGGGAGAATGATGGCTGGCCGTGGTTTTG GACGTGGTCCGGGTCGGCTGGACAACAGGACACTTCCTCCTGGCTATATTTGCCATAGATGTAAAGTACCTG GCCATTTCATCCAACATTGCCCAACAAATGGTGATACTAGATATGACGTCAGAAGGATGAAACCCCCAACTGGCATTCCGAAATCCATGTTGATGGCAACTCCAGATGGCTCATATGCATTGCCAAGTGGGGCTGGTGCTGTTTTGAGGCCAAATGA AGCTGCTTTTGAGAGGGAGATAGATGGCCTGCCCACCACCCGCTCTGTTGGTGATCTCCCACCAGAGCTGCGTTGCCCGTTGTGTAAGGAAGTAATGAAGGATGCTGTTCTAACTAGTAAATGCTGCTTTAGGAGTTTCTGTGATAAAT GCATTAGGGATTACATAATTAACAGATCAATGTGTGTCTGTGGTGCCACAAGCATATTAGCCGATGATCTTCTTCCCAATAAAACTCTAAGAGAAACCATCAGCCGCATATTAGAGGCACCACCAACTAGCAGTACGGAAAATGCCGGAAGCATGGTGCAAATACAGG ACATGGAGTCGGCTCTACCTGTACAGCCCAAGATTAGAACTCCTGCTGTTTCTGCCGCTTCAAAGGAAGAGCCTAAATCACCGACGCATATAGAAGAATCTCCAGACGCTGAGAGCCAAAGCGGATTGAAAGCTAACGTCGATGTGACTTCTTCAGATAAGAAGGCTAACACAATTCCAGATGTCGCTGAAGGGACAATGGACTCTAAAAATGCCCAAAATGAAAAAATACCAGACATGACTCATGTCACGAAAGAGTCGCAGGAAAAATTGCCTGCAGGCGAACAAG taaagaagaaaaagaagaagaaggtgcgGGCACCAGGGAACG CCGAGGAGCAATGGAATAATAATTATCCAGATtttggagctgaaaattttgctgGAATGCCTATGGGACCACCAGGAAATTTTAACCCTTACTGGGGAGGAGGGGGGATGCCTTTGCCAATGGATTACATGGGTCCACCATTTCCAGGTCCCATGCCTTACATGGGTTATCCACATGGTCCATTTGATCCTTTTGGTGGGGGAGTTCTCCCACAAGACCCATTTATGCCTCCAGGATACATGATACCTACAATTCCTCG GGACCTTTCTGAATTAGCAGTTAACAGTATGGGAATGAACATGGGGCCACCAGTTGTGAGAAGGGACGAATTTGAACCCAGGAAACCTGATGGGAGGAGACGTGAAATGGACCGATTCAACGGAAG ggag agggagagggagagggagcgtgAGCATTCCCGTGAGAGGGAAAGGGAGAGGGAGAGGCAGAGGGATCGAGACCGCGATGTGGATCGAGACCGACACAGGGACAGGGAGTATCGAAGGGAAGGCAGGGAATCGTCAGGAGCCGTAAACGATAGTACCTCGATGAGACCTAAGGATGTATGTCTTTTCCTGTCAATCTATTATCTTGCAAAGTTATGTACTATCAGTTCCATGGTAAACTTGTGGGCGACGGCGTCAGCTGCGGAGAGATCAGCACCACTGAACAGGAAGAAGAATGCCTTCTGCACGGTTGATTCTGATATTTGCCGAACAAGAAAGGTTCGCAGCAGTGAATGCCAGCTCGATTGGGCAGTGTTCTTGGTTGGTCCCGGCAAGGCCGACGTGCTCAGTTGCTCGGGGTCACACAAGCAGCAGTTGCTGGTCCGAGTTGCTCTGCCTGCTCGTAGTGTCCATGGCACTGCTTTCCTGTGCTCGTTGCGGCTTGGGTTACAGGATGGCATCTATATACATGGGAGAAACACGTCTATTTATATATATCCTAGTTGGTTTTGTTTCTACTCTTCTCaagatttatttattttatttggcaAGTTTTCCTTTATTTTAACCGTTTTCCATCTTTTTTTGAAaaacattgttttatga